The Oscarella lobularis chromosome 8, ooOscLobu1.1, whole genome shotgun sequence nucleotide sequence TCTCTGATAAGTGCTAATAAAGTTGACCTTTTCAAACGATCGCGCGCGTCTTGAACATGGCTGAAAGCGTATCGCGTAAAGCAACACGGCTTCTTAGGGAAGTCTTCGGTCTCCAGTCGTTTCGCGACGGACAGCTAGAAGCGATTGAAGCAGTAGCGGATGGCAAAGATGTTGTGGTCAAGCTGACTACTGCCGGTGGTAAATCCCTTTGCTATCAACTGCCACCTTTGCTATGCGGGTCTTCATCGTGCTGCCTTATCGTCAGCCCATTGCATGCGCTAATGATAGAACAGGTGAAAAACctacattttcaatttgcaCTTGCTATACCCAACCGTTTTTCTAGGTAGCCAAACTCCAGACATTGGGACTGAGTGCAGTGTCGTGTGTATCTGTGTCCCAATTGGAGGAAATTCCTGAGTGTGTTCTGAATTGCTGCCAATACTGTAATTTATATACTAAACTCATTCATTTTTATACCTCTCAATTTGTTATAGTTTATCTATCACCCGAGTGCGTTGTAAGCTCAAAGTGGCTAACCCTTATGCGCACCAGAGTAGGAGATCGAGTGAAGCTGATTGCAGTTGACGAAGCCCATTGTGTAACTGAATGGTTAGAGAGAGTCATCACTTTACTATTGTAACTCTATGATGCTAGGGCTAATTTTCGACCGAATTATTGCAAAATTGGGTCTGTGAGGTCTCACTGCAACTGCCCCATCATGATTCTTACAGCCACAATTACACGACCTCAATTAAAGGACGTTAGGACAAAGTTGAACATGGTCTACCCAGTGTTCATAGAAAAGCCTCTGAATCGTCCGAATTTGTTTTTATGTTCTTATTAATGAAGATCAATGACGAGGTACGGTGTTGTACATTTTTCTAGGCGGACTGTTTCAAACTATTACTGATAGGCAACACTGGAGCCAATTACGACCATGCTTCGAGAGGATCGAAGTGTGAAAACCATAATCTATGTTGGAACAAAGGCATTAGCTACGACTCTCTGGGAGATACTCTGCTGGTCTGGAAAAGTTGCCATTCACCACTCCTCTCTTACATACGGGACTAAACGACAAACAGAGGAAGATTTCCGGGCAGGAAAAGTGACAGTGGTTATCGCCACTATAGAATTTGGAATGGTACCAGAACCATCTGATAATGTTTTCGTGAACCTTAATATATGTTCAAGGGTATCGACGTGAGTGATGTTCGGCTGGTGCTCTACTATGGCGTCCCACGTTCAGTAATGGAAGTTTACCAAATGTTTGGGAGAGCTGGAAGAGATGGTAAGTCGTCCACCTGCGTCCTGTTATACAAGTCGCTGAGTCTAAGAGGAAAGACTGTCGATTCGTCCGTATCAACCCTAATTACCAGTAAACAATGTATCCGAGCACGCTTCTGCCGACTGCTTGATTCGTCCTACAACGCTGATAGCCAGAGAGACTTTCCCTGTTGCTACCACTGTGACTTTGATCAAGACGATCCTAACAAATTGTTTGTTTACCCAAAAACGAGGCCTAGAAAACGCCGAATACACCGTGGCCAGAACGACCAGCAGCCTCAAGTAAAAATCCAAGTTTCTACTTACATGAGGAACCTTCTGGCTCGTCGACTGCTTTCgtggagacgacgagaagctgAAGCCCACCGGATGTTCTCCTTAGGAGTGGAAGGAGTTGCAAGCAACGCGCTGCTAGAAAAGATAATAGACGTCAGCTCCAGTATCCGTACCGTTTCTGACGCAGAGAGAATTCCTGGTGTTCAAAAGCGTTTTGCGGCATCGTTGTTTCAAGCACTTCATTTTCCAGAAAATTCAATAGAGCACGATCATTGCTAGTGTGTTTATCTATAAGATCAATAACAAAAGAGAGTTACAATTCGATGAAATCCTCTATATTCTCAATATTTCTCCTAGGGATTTCGTGGGTTGCTGTGGGAACGTCGAATTCTTCCTTCTGCAGGTATTTCCTAAGCCATTCCTCTACCTTTCTTATGCCTAGCCTTCTGGGGTCAGAAAATCCGTGCGACGAAGACTGTCTTTGCTCTTTCAACTGTGCAACTCCTGAATCGTTCAGAAGGGTAACTATTCTTGAAATGTCGTTTTCTGAAGAAGTGGTCGTGTGCTTAGCAGGTCTGTAGATCCCTAGTGACGTTTCGCATTCTCTGTCGGCCTCCAAGAGATGGTACGCTACTTTGGAGACCAAAGCTACGTGAGCTTTTGTTAGATTCGCCCCACTAGAGCGCACCGTATTCTTGATAAGCCTGAACGAACATTTTCCGTTATCAAAACAGCACTAAGAGAGGACTTACAAATTGTAGTGCTCAACTAGCTGGTCAATTGGCTTCCCTCCTCCTTTCCTCCCTGACATATTGACCGTGCGAAAGTTAGTGTGAACGTAGGCAACAGTTGGAGACCAATCAGCCGCAAGGTTGGCCAAAAGATTCGCCGCTTCGTTTGCGTAGTTAACCTTGTGCCCACCAAGAAACGGGAGAAGCCAAAATCGCCACATCCTGATTATTTCAGGCCCGTTTTCGTAGCGAATAGCATCTCTGGGATTTAAGTAAAGAAATCCCAGGTGCAGTAACGTCCTGTGAGAGGCGTACACGTCGTCCGTACTGATCTCGGGAAAAGACGGATTTTTCACTTGAATCGTCACAGCAAAGAGGTTCCGCGCCGTTGCCTCAAACCATCTCTCCttgtcattttctttgatttcgtaGTTGTCGTCTTTTGTTGTCATTCCAAGGTGATTGCAAATAGCCAGAATTAGATGCCCTTGGAAAACCTAGCAAAATGTCAGAAAAACAAGGTATTTGACTGGTAGAATGTGCTGTACTAACGTGTAGAAAGAATTCGTCAGCTtgctgaaatttttttcctctcttgTCTATCATTGACAACCCTAGAGCGTCTTTGAGGTGACAGAGTAAGCCTTTGGTATCAGTGTCACCCCAAAACGTTTctaggcaaaggcataggcACTCCCACATAAAATGAAAGTCACCTACGATGAGTACGATGTAAGTAAATTTCAGCAAGAGCATACGTACCAGGTGATTCTTTGGCCCAGTTTAGCTTGTTTACACCTATTGGCTCAGGCCTTCTGATTCGCTTGGCCCCGTGGATGTTTTTGCACGTGAGCTGGTCTCCGACAACGTTCTATAAATGATGATTATTTAACCTGATGTAGCAGAGGGCACATACCACTGCTGTGTCGTCCTTTTTTCCTAGATCACTAGCAAAGACGTCGAGAATACGAATGTTCCCATCTCTGCAGCCCTCGTTCACATCCAGTATTTCAAGGGGAGAAATTTCTGGTTTGCATGGGACTTTGAAAGATTGCAATGTTGGGCAGAAACGTCGCAATTGAGAAAAGGCTGGAAAATAATTTATCAGGAACCGTTTGATGTAGTTCACTCCGTTTAGAAACAAGTGGTCGTTGTCGGACAAGGATGGCAAAATAGCAGCTTCGTCAAGCAAATGACGTGAACGTGCCTGTACGTATACATCAGGCACGTatacaaataaaataacGTTTTACCACCCTAGTGTCAGGTGGTACTTCCGGAAGAGCCTCATCAAAGTCAATGACTAGTCGTGTAGTCATGTCCCAACGTTCAAGGCGTTTATCTTGAAAAAATATATCAGTGGCAAAAAGTAAAACAGAAAGCATGAGTCGTACCAGTTCTTTCATGGCCGACATGCTTAGTTATATTGAGATTGTCGTACGCTAAAACTCGAGCTTTGTTATTCTCAGAGACAGGAACAGCCATATTGTCGGCTATGCTTTTCAGATGCCTCCAACTGTGGCTGTAGGATGTTGAGACTCCAAGAGTGTTCATACATCTCATTACCTTTTTGGCAAGGAAACTTATATCACTCACACCCAagtagattaattaaaaataccTGTTTGCTCGCAGAATTGCTAATAAGAAACTTGGATATCAATGTTGGAAGCCATAGTGCTGTGTCTGATGACGATCGATTTTTCATCAATATCGATAAGACTAGAGCTGCAGAAAGTCCCAGACCGGCGTCATCGTTGTCGtggtcgtcgacgtcgacattgCTCGTGTGTGAAGTTGGAGATTTCATCACACGGCGCAGAACGTTATACAGCATAGGAGCGGTGCGTTTAATGATAACACGAAAATCGGGAAATCCATTTATATCGCATCCTAGAGCTACCAGTTGATCCAACTCAAGGCCCAGTGAGTCAATG carries:
- the LOC136190065 gene encoding ATP-dependent DNA helicase RecQ-like, with protein sequence MAESVSRKATRLLREVFGLQSFRDGQLEAIEAVADGKDVVVKLTTAGGKSLCYQLPPLLCGSSSCCLIVSPLHALMIEQVAKLQTLGLSAVSCVSVSQLEEIPECVLNCCQYFYLSPECVVSSKWLTLMRTRVGDRVKLIAVDEAHCVTEWANFRPNYCKIGSVRSHCNCPIMILTATITRPQLKDINDEATLEPITTMLREDRSVKTIIYVGTKALATTLWEILCWSGKVAIHHSSLTYGTKRQTEEDFRAGKVTVVIATIEFGMGIDVSDVRLVLYYGVPRSVMEVYQMFGRAGRDDQ